CTTCATCAGCGTCGCGAGGAAGCGGTTGAGGACGCCGGGCACGGAGAGCTCGCGGCGGTGCACGAACGCCTCCACGGCGATGCGCGCGCAGGCCTCCGCGGACATGATGCCCACGTCGCCCGCCTTGAACTTCCGGTCCAGGCCGGACACCGACAGCATCTCCGTGGCGATGCCGCCGGGAGCGAAGACGGTGACGGACACGCCCGCCTTGCGCAGCTCGTAGGCCAGGCCGCGTCCGTAGCTGATGACGAACGACTTCGTGGCCGCGTAGGCCGTCTGGTACGGCAGCGGCGCGAAGCCCGCCGTGCTGGCGACGAGCATCAGCGCCCCGCCCCCGCCCTGCTTCGCGAAGTGCGCTCCAAAGAGCTGGGACATGCGCACCACGCTGGTGATGTTCGTGGCGAGCATCGCGTCGAAGGACTCGGGCTGCTGCTCCAGCGCGTGGCCGAAGTAGGTGACGCCCGCGTTGAGGATGACGCCGTCGACGGTGCGGCCGGACGTGGCGGTCTCGAAGACGCGCGCGGCGTCACCGGGCTTCGTGAGGTCCGCGGACAGGGGCAGCACCTGCACGCCGTGCGCGGACTCCAGCTCCGCCTTGAGCGCGGTGAGCCGGTCCTCGCGGCGGGCGACGGCGATGATGTGGGCGCCGTGCTCCTTCGCGAGCAGGCGGGCCATCTCCAGCCCCAGGCCGGACGACGCGCCGGTAATGAGCACCCAGCGGCCTCGGAAATTCATCGGTTTCATATCGGGCGCGTTTATTTCGCGGTGCGGCGCCGGGCGCAACCGGGGAACAGCGGGCCTCGGGCACCCCTGTTAGAGTCCGGCCACCATGCGCCTCTCCGGGTCGCTCGCCTGCTTCTTCCTGGCCCTCTCCACTGCCCCTGCCGCCTTCGCGGGGAGCGGCGTCTTCGTCACCGACGATGCCGTGGACGCGGTGGACCAGCCCGAGTCCTCCAAGGTCGTCTTCTCCGTGCAGCCGGGCGTGTCCTATCCGCTCATGAAGAAGGGTGGCCCCGACCGCGCGTGGTGCAAGCTCCAGGGCCCCAAGGCCGAGGGCTGGGTGCTCTGCGATGGCACGCCCACGGATGCCGTCCAGAAAGCACCGGGCACGGACGCGCTCGTGCGCGCGGACCATGAGAACACGCGCCAGCAGCAGGTGGCCCGGGTCGACAAGGCCGCTGACGATGAAGAAGAGACCGTGGCGGTGCGCGCCCCCGCGAGCCGCGCGGCGGCTCCCGGCGACACGGCGGCCTGCGCGAGCACGTGTGATCAACCGCCCCTCTTCGCCAAGGCCCCGGCGCTGTCCGCGATGGACCGGGAGGTGCTGGACCTGTGCCCCGCGCGCCCCGACGCGAGCGTGAGCGCCGGGGACGTGCAGCGCTTCTTCACCAAGCACTACGACGACGCGCGGGTGCAGCGCGCGCTGTCGGCGGCGGGCCGTCCTGGCTCGCGGCAGGCGAACATCGAATGGCTCACGAGCCTGTGGGTGAGCACCGGCCCGCGCAACGCGTTCACGCACGTCTTCTGCGGGGACGACTGGCAGCGCGGCCCGATTGGCGGCCTCCACTTCCTGCCCCGCTACGCGCAGCTCGAGGCGGAAGGAAAGGTC
This DNA window, taken from Corallococcus coralloides DSM 2259, encodes the following:
- a CDS encoding SDR family NAD(P)-dependent oxidoreductase gives rise to the protein MKPMNFRGRWVLITGASSGLGLEMARLLAKEHGAHIIAVARREDRLTALKAELESAHGVQVLPLSADLTKPGDAARVFETATSGRTVDGVILNAGVTYFGHALEQQPESFDAMLATNITSVVRMSQLFGAHFAKQGGGGALMLVASTAGFAPLPYQTAYAATKSFVISYGRGLAYELRKAGVSVTVFAPGGIATEMLSVSGLDRKFKAGDVGIMSAEACARIAVEAFVHRRELSVPGVLNRFLATLMKLLPHGFMMGRSAALYEGALPKEPPAP
- a CDS encoding EndoU domain-containing protein, producing the protein MRLSGSLACFFLALSTAPAAFAGSGVFVTDDAVDAVDQPESSKVVFSVQPGVSYPLMKKGGPDRAWCKLQGPKAEGWVLCDGTPTDAVQKAPGTDALVRADHENTRQQQVARVDKAADDEEETVAVRAPASRAAAPGDTAACASTCDQPPLFAKAPALSAMDREVLDLCPARPDASVSAGDVQRFFTKHYDDARVQRALSAAGRPGSRQANIEWLTSLWVSTGPRNAFTHVFCGDDWQRGPIGGLHFLPRYAQLEAEGKVCYQGPARGEEAVRGEQYLIRFKGLSPWSCGVKRTGGFSTSQDAVSIAAIGTRAFARCCARGGAKKEGGVYSAPDVGGGNWRIWCGTRNGTYGIATLHPTDEAATCAE